From Leguminivora glycinivorella isolate SPB_JAAS2020 chromosome 24, LegGlyc_1.1, whole genome shotgun sequence, a single genomic window includes:
- the LOC125238565 gene encoding chorion class high-cysteine HCB protein 12-like — MVSKVVILCAFALLVQSISGQRSGCCGSGRSGRYGGSGCGCSCGGSRSSGNVYASSINIPTSGGDFVVTSVGPNSPSGISVSSDLSLDGDLDVYGVLPFLSAVEFSGQYDTQGSGCVDYSCGTCGNVAITSVQGSSGCGCGSSCGCGSSCGCGSSCGCGCGR; from the exons ATGGTGTCCAAGGTTGTGATCCTCTGCGCTTTCGCCCTTCTGGTTCAG TCCATCTCCGGACAGAGGAGCGGTTGTTGCGGGTCCGGCCGCTCCGGCAGATACGGCGGCTCCGGCTGTGGCTGCTCATGCGGCGGCTCTCGAAGCTCCGGTAACGTCTACGCTAGCTCCATCAACATCCCCACCAGCGGCGGCGACTTCGTCGTCACTAGCGTCGGCCCCAACTCCCCCTCCGGCATCTCCGTCTCCTCCGACCTCAGCCTGGATGGAGACTTGGATGTCTACGGAGTACTGCCCTTCCTGAGCGCCGTGGAGTTCTCTGGCCAGTACGATACTCAAGGTTCTGGCTGCGTGGACTACAGCTGCGGCACCTGCGGGAACGTGGCCATCACCAGTGTGCAGGGCAGCTCCGGCTGCGGTTGCGGCTCCAGCTGCGGCTGCGGCTCCAGCTGCGGCTGCGGCTCCAGCTGCGGCTGCGGTTGCGGACGCTAA
- the LOC125238572 gene encoding chorion class high-cysteine HCA protein 12-like, with translation MSPYTVLVLCLQLCLIQSVLSQGCCGSRGYSSGSGCGCGSYGGQGCGQVGVNGDIQACGNTCVQGCVPVLGSVCFDGCAPACGCVSICGECCGCGCN, from the exons ATGTCTCCCTACACCGTGCTCGTCCTCTGCCTGCAGCTCTGCCTGATCCAG TCCGTGCTGAGCCAGGGCTGCTGCGGCTCCAGAGGCTACAGCTCTGGCAGCGGCTGCGGCTGCGGCTCGTACGGTGGGCAGGGCTGCGGGCAGGTGGGCGTGAACGGCGACATCCAAGCGTGCGGCAACACCTGCGTTCAAGGATGCGTGCCCGTGCTCGGATCCGTCTGCTTCGACGGCTGCGCTCCCGCCTGCGGCTGCGTCTCCATCTGCGGAGAGTGCTGCGGATGCGGATGCAACTAA
- the LOC125238567 gene encoding chorion class high-cysteine HCB protein 12-like, whose translation MASKVVVIFAFAVLIQAIAGQKGGCCGSGRSGRYGSSGCGCSCGGSGSSNAVYGNSINIPTSGGDFVVTSVGPISPSGIYVSSDLDLRGDLDVYGEMPFLSAVEFSGQYDTQGSGCVDYSCGTCGNVAITSVQGSSGCGCGSSCGCGCR comes from the exons ATGGCGTCCAAAGTTGTGGTCATCTTCGCTTTTGCTGTCCTGATTCAG GCCATCGCCGGTCAGAAGGGCGGTTGCTGCGGGTCCGGCCGCTCCGGCAGATACGGCAGCTCCGGCTGTGGCTGCTCATGTGGCGGCTCTGGAAGCTCTAATGCCGTCTACGGTAACTCCATCAACATCCCCACAAGCGGCGGCGACTTCGTCGTCACCAGCGTCGGCCCCATCTCCCCCTCCGGCATCTACGTCTCCTCCGACCTGGACCTGAGAGGAGACTTGGACGTCTACGGAGAAATGCCCTTCCTGAGTGCCGTGGAGTTCTCTGGCCAGTACGACACTCAAGGTTCTGGCTGCGTGGACTACAGCTGCGGCACCTGCGGGAACGTGGCCATCACCAGCGTGCAGGGCAGCTCCGGCTGCGGCTGCGGCTCCAGCTGCGGCTGCGGCTGTCGCTAA
- the LOC125238570 gene encoding chorion class high-cysteine HCA protein 12-like yields MSPYTVLVLCLQLCLIQSVFSQSCGCCSSSSGSYGISSGSYGGGCGSYGGQGCGQVGVTGPIQACGTTCVDGCVPVLGSVCFGGCAPACGCVSICGECCGCGCN; encoded by the exons ATGTCTCCCTACACCGTGCTCGTCCTCTGTCTGCAGCTCTGCCTGATCCAG TCCGTGTTCAGCCAGAGCTGCGGCTGTTGTAGCTCCAGCTCCGGTTCTTACGGCATCAGCTCCGGCTCTTACGGCGGCGGCTGCGGCTCGTACGGCGGGCAGGGCTGCGGGCAGGTGGGCGTGACCGGCCCCATCCAAGCGTGCGGCACCACCTGCGTCGACGGCTGCGTGCCCGTTCTCGGCTCTGTCTGCTTCGGCGGCTGCGCGCCCGCCTGCGGCTGCGTCTCCATCTGCGGAGAGTGCTGCGGATGCGGATGCAACTAA
- the LOC125238566 gene encoding chorion class high-cysteine HCB protein 12-like isoform X1, with protein sequence MASKVVVIFAFAVLIQAIAGQKGGCCGSGRSGRYGSSGCGCSCGGSGSSNAVYGNSINIPTSGGDFVVTSVGPISPSGIYVSSDLDLRGDLDVYGEMPFLSAVEFSGEYDTQGSGCVDYSCGTCGNVAITSVQGSSGCGCGSSCGCGSSCGCGCR encoded by the coding sequence GCCATCGCCGGTCAGAAGGGCGGTTGCTGCGGGTCCGGCCGCTCCGGCAGATACGGCAGCTCCGGCTGTGGCTGCTCATGTGGTGGCTCTGGAAGCTCTAATGCCGTCTACGGTAACTCCATCAACATCCCCACAAGCGGCGGCGACTTCGTCGTCACCAGCGTCGGCCCCATCTCCCCCTCCGGCATCTACGTCTCCTCCGACCTGGACCTGAGAGGAGACTTGGACGTCTACGGAGAAATGCCCTTCCTGAGCGCCGTGGAGTTCTCTGGCGAATACGACACTCAAGGTTCTGGCTGCGTGGACTACAGCTGCGGCACCTGCGGGAACGTGGCCATCACCAGCGTGCAGGGCAGCTCCGGCTGCGGCTGCGGCTCCAGCTGCGGCTGCGGCTCCAGCTGCGGCTGCGGCTGTCGTTAA
- the LOC125238568 gene encoding chorion class high-cysteine HCA protein 12-like: protein MSSYTVLVLCLQLCLIQSVFSQSCGCCGSSSGSYGISSGSYGSSCGSYGGQGCGQVGVTGPIQACGNTCVDGCVPVLGSVCFGGCAPACGCVSICGECCGCGCN from the exons ATGTCTTCCTACACCGTGCTCGTCCTCTGTCTGCAGCTCTGCCTGATCCAG TCCGTGTTCAGCCAgagctgcggctgttgtggctcCAGCTCCGGTTCTTACGGCATCAGCTCCGGCTCTTACGGCAGCAGCTGCGGCTCGTACGGCGGGCAGGGCTGCGGGCAGGTGGGCGTGACCGGCCCCATCCAAGCGTGCGGCAACACCTGCGTCGACGGCTGCGTGCCCGTTCTCGGCTCTGTCTGCTTCGGCGGCTGCGCGCCCGCCTGCGGCTGCGTCTCCATCTGCGGAGAGTGCTGCGGATGCGGATGCAACTAA
- the LOC125238564 gene encoding uncharacterized protein LOC125238564 isoform X1 — protein sequence MRRRSPPRSADLDPTLNARRLALRLSTYLSHPPLDHEYAAEVKDVIVNPPAEGKYEKLKAELISRLSASREKELKRLLVHEELGDRKPSQFLRHLQHLAGPQVHEELLRSIWINRLPMNIQAAIASQPTPQTLDTLANTADRVWDLAPPNPQVASTSQTCSAPGPQTASMDYLAQQIAELTKEIHEMRAERNTRSRPRTRGKGSQRYGRSRSRGTSQGRSQSSYRRWPVCWYHSKFQSQATKCLKPCDFVSGNGQGNL from the exons ATGCGCCGGCGCTCCCCGCCGCGCAGTGCAGATCTCGATCCCACGCTGAACGCACGTCGCTTGGCGCTCCGCCTGTCTACGTATCTATCGCATCCCCCG CTAGATCACGAGTACGCCGCTGAGGTGAAGGACGTCATTGTCAACCCGCCGGCGGAGGGCAAATATGAGAAGCTGAAGGCAGAGCTGATCTCAAGGCTGTCAGCGTCCCGAGAAAAGGAACTGAAGAGGCTGTTGGTGCATGAGGAGTTAGGTGATCGCAAGCCATCCCAATTCTTGCGTCATCTTCAGCATCTAGCAGGCCCGCAGGTACATGAGGAACTTTTAAGGTCTATTTGGATTAATCGTTTACCAATGAACATCCAGGCAGCAATAGCGTCGCAGCCGACCCCACAGACGTTGGACACGTTGGCAAACACCGCGGATCGAGTATGGGACCTCGCACCCCCCAACCCCCAGGTAGCAAGTACGTCACAAACTTGTTCTGCGCCGGGGCCGCAAACCGCTTCAATGGACTACTTAGCTCAGCAGATAGCGGAATTAACCAAGGAAATCCATGAAATGCGCGCAGAAAGGAACACCAGATCGCGACCAAGAACCAGGGGTAAGGGATCGCAGAGGTATGGTCGCAGCCGTAGCCGTGGAACCAGTCAAGGTCGTTCGCAGTCCAGCTACCGTAGATGGCCTGTGTGTTGGTACCATTCCAAATTCCAGTCTCAAGCAACGAAGTGCTTGAAGCCTTGCGATTTTGTGTCGGGAAACGGTCAGGGCAATCTGTGA
- the LOC125238564 gene encoding uncharacterized protein LOC125238564 isoform X2, with translation MGDGKGGPSGESANAVPQANVQVMQPAAQPSLEFSTDPLSTGADTFRVGVRLPPFYRQDPAVWFAQVEGHFILSKITSDATKYYYILSQLDHEYAAEVKDVIVNPPAEGKYEKLKAELISRLSASREKELKRLLVHEELGDRKPSQFLRHLQHLAGPQPCQLKTQAT, from the exons ATGGGTGATGGCAAAGGCGGTCCAAGCGGGGAGAGTGCAAACGCAGTACCACAAGCGAATGTGCAAGTCATGCAACCGGCCGCGCAGCCGTCTCTGGAATTTTCCACTGACCCGTTATCCACTGGCGCCGACACATTCCGCGTCGGAGTACGATTACCGCCATTTTATCGTCAAGATCCGGCGGTTTGGTTTGCGCAAGTAGAAGGCCACTTCATTTTATCTAAAATAACATCCGATGCtaccaaatattattatatactgTCACAGCTAGATCACGAGTACGCCGCTGAGGTGAAGGACGTCATTGTCAACCCGCCGGCGGAGGGCAAATATGAGAAGCTGAAGGCAGAGCTGATCTCAAGGCTGTCAGCGTCCCGAGAAAAGGAACTGAAGAGGCTGTTGGTGCATGAGGAGTTAGGTGATCGCAAGCCATCCCAATTCTTGCGTCATCTTCAGCATCTAGCAGGCCCGCAG CCATGTCAGCTGAAAACACAAGCAACATAG